The Ciona intestinalis chromosome 11, KH, whole genome shotgun sequence genome has a segment encoding these proteins:
- the LOC100176256 gene encoding uncharacterized protein LOC100176256 yields MKMANKMFLFRINGMCFYYLLIAAVVSESYSANANQDDVTITAGGGYWNLTLGGSVAWEETGSGSMRFVIQSVTSGYVAMAISRDSLMGDDDCYICMVGGATSRGLVWKTAYLPPHQTPVDVKTKEKYHYKIRFVNGVITCSFIRPYDVTKRINGTMTTWDLNNGKFNLLFARGYVTDGSMVYHSGDRERTMKSIKFVKSSDYYVTTASMSSTTSSGSFNSLELWLMSLALLLAMLI; encoded by the exons atgaaaatggcCAATAAGATGTTTCTATTTAGAATAAACggaatgtgtttttattatttactaatCGCCGCAGTAGTTTCGGAAAGCTATTCTGCAAACGCGAATCAG gatgacgtcacaataacagCTGGTGGCGGATATTGGAACTTGACACTAGGTGGCAGTGTAGCTTGGGAAGAAACCGGAAGCGGTTCGATGAGATTCGTCATACAAAGCGTCACATCCGGTTACGTTGCCATGGCAATATCACGTGACAGTTTAATG GGTGACGACGATTGCTACATCTGTATGGTAGGTGGCGCCACCTCGCGGGGTCTTGTGTGGAAAACAGCATACCTTCCCCCACACCAAACACCAGTAGATGTTAAAACAAAG GAAAAGTATCACTACAAAATTCGATTTGTGAATGGGGTCATAACGTGCTCGTTTATTCGgccttatgacgtcacaaagcgtATCAATGGAACAATGACCACTTGGGATTTAAACAATGGGAAGTTCAACCTTCTATTTGCGAGGGGTTACGTCACAGATGGTTCGATGGTTTATCACAGTGGTGATCGTGAACGAACAATGAAATCGATAAAGTTTGTTAAGTCGAGCG attattacgtcactacAGCGTCTATGTCGTCAACAACATCTAGTGGGAGCTTTAATTCATTGGAACTGTGGTTAATGAGTTTGGCTTTGCTGTTAGCAATGTTAATCTAA
- the LOC100175549 gene encoding ER degradation-enhancing alpha-mannosidase-like protein 2, translating to MGKFYLVLLIMLVLVSNCFGGNSNEDELSDLRNKVKDMFYHAYNGYLERGYPYDELRPLTCDGVNTWGSFSLTLVDALDTLAVLGNYSEFRRVANELTNNIDFNINVNVSVFETNIRVVGGLLSAHLMADKAGLELTPGWPCSGPLLDLAVDVADRLLPAFNTPTYMPFGTVNLRYGVDANETPITCTAGVGTFIVEFATLSRLTGDAKYEEIAMKAIHALNQSRSNIGLLGNHINVITGKWTALDSGIGAGVDSFYEYLVKGSILLDMPELMEMFKEFLGPIEKYLKQGDWYMWANMNTGSITLPIHQSLEAFWPGLQTLYGDTENAYKTILSYYDVWDKYGGTPEFYSITQSEPFNGREGYPLRPELIESTMYLYKSNKDPRLLEFGKQLLRSIEKVAKTNCGYATVKDVRDHRLDNRMESFFLAETIKYLYLLFDPENPLLTTMKGASLREFGDGRECILGAGGYIFNTEAHPIDVSALHCCDIMRKDTENSNIWNTFKSFDAKTLFTVNRSGWEPNPEPSGQRTWAGSDDRNVSRLVTNCDAESYHMKFMKHGQIFTEA from the exons ATGGGAAAGTTTTATCTCGTACTTTTAATAATGCTTGTGTTAGTTTCAAATTGTTTTGGTGGAAATTCAAATGAAGATGAACTTAGTGATTTAAG GAACAAAGTAAAGGATATGTTTTACCACGCTTACAACGGATACTTAGAACGAGGTTACCCCTACGATGAACTTCGACCTTTGACCTGCGATGGGGTCAACACTTGGGGGAGCTTTTCCCTTACACTGGTTGATGCGCTTGATACTTTGGCG GTGTTGGGGAACTACAGCGAATTCAGGAGAGTCGCGAATGAATTAACGAACAACATCGACTTCAATATAAACGTTAATGTGtcagtgtttgaaacaaatattagaG tggtcggtGGTCTACTGTCAGCTCATCTAATGGCAGATAAAGCAGGGTTGGAATTAACACCAGGGTGGCCGTGTAGTGGACCACTGCTTGACTTGGCTGTGGATGTGGCAGATAGATTGTTACCAG CGTTTAACACACCCACGTACATGCCTTTTGGGACGGTGAACCTACGTTATGGGGTGGATGCGAATGAAACACCCATCACATGCACTGCGGGGGTGGGAACGTTTATAGTGGAGTTTGCTACACTAAGTAGATTGACCGGTGACGCCAAATATGAAGAAATCGCTATGAAGGCAATTCATGCTTTGAATCAATCAAGATCTAATATTGGTTTG TTGGGCAACCACATAAATGTTATAACGGGCAAATGGACGGCGCTCGACTCTGGCATTGGGGCAGGGGTTGATTCGTTCTACGAATATTTAGTGAAAGGATCAATATTACTGGATATGCCCGAGTTAATGGAGATGTTTAAAG AGTTCTTGGGTCCAATAGAGAAATACCTGAAGCAGGGTGATTGGTATATGTGGGCTAATATGAACACAGGTTCGATCACCCTTCCAATCCATCAGTCACTCGAAGCCTTCTGGCCGGGTTTACAA ACTTTATACGGAGACACCGAGAATGCTTACAAGACGATACTAAGTTACTACGACGTGTGGGATAAATATGGtggaacgcccgagttttacAGCATTACACAATCAGAACCTTTTAATGGAAGGGAGGGCTACCCGCTTAGAccag AGTTGATAGAAAGCACGATGTATCtttataaatcaaacaaaGATCCAAGGCTACTGGAGTTTGGGAAACAATTGTTACGTTCCATTGAAAAAGTTGCTAAAACTAATTGTGGTTACGCAACA GTTAAAGATGTGCGCGACCATCGCCTTGACAACCGGATGGAATCTTTTTTTCTCGCTGAAACGATCAAATATCTGTACCTTCTGTTTGACCCAGAGAACCCACTGCTAACCACCATGAAGGGGGCATCACTGAGGGAGTTTGGGGATGGGAGGGAATGCATACTGGGGGCTG gtgGCTACATATTCAACACAGAAGCCCACCCAATCGACGTTAGTGCGCTGCATTGTTGCGACATAATGAGAAAAGATACGGAAAATTCCAATATTTGGAACACCTTTAAAAGTTTCGATGCAAAAACTTTGTTCACGGTTAACCGTAGTGGGTGGGAGCCAAACCCGGAACCTTCAGGTCAAAGAACTTGGGCAGGAAGTGATGATCGTAATGTATCACGGTTAGTGACGAATTGTGATGCGGAAAGTTATCATATGAAGTTCATGAAACATGGGCAGATATTTACCGAGGCTTAA
- the LOC100178576 gene encoding mitochondrial import receptor subunit TOM22 homolog: MAQIQENYEEIDDETISERIWGLTEMFPDSVRSVASSTSSLSKVAASKTYSFIRSALWVGTTGFMVLIVPVLFEQERFNLEQQQQQHQRQILLGPNAAVSNMHGGIGLAPPPPAK; this comes from the exons ATGGCTCAAATACAAGAAAATTATGAGGAG ATTGATGACGAGACAATAAGTGAAAGGATATGGGGCCTCACTGAAATGTTTCCAGATTCTGTTCGATCTGTCGCATCTTCAACATCAAGTTTATCAAAAGTTGCCGCTTCCAAAACATACAG TTTTATAAGATCAGCGTTATGGGTTGGAACGACGGGATTCATGGTTCTTATTGTTCCCGTGCTGTTCGAACAAGAACGATTTAATCTtgagcagcaacaacaacaacatcagaGACAG ATATTACTTGGGCCAAACGCAGCAGTTTCGAACATGCACGGAGGTATAGGACTTGCCCCACCACCCCCAGCTAAATAA
- the LOC101242601 gene encoding SCO-spondin-like produces MVQYCRAPAGVMLIGWYVALIVYVIIRPTASHISCPGNQIYSDCAGCDVACNAQRHNVICTSECRQKCTCQFPSLYMSGDQCITDQQCAILLGETSYKCYLTSVCDVNNICCGDLSSSTCCPTNNICCRNGTTHTCSNVPCAGVRATSRLLFPILLLISLICYLLT; encoded by the exons ATGGTTCAGTATTGTCGCGCGCCTGCAGGAGTGATGCTGATTGGTTGGTACGTCGCTCTCattgtttacgtcataattagaCCAACCGCGTCACACATAA GTTGTCCTGGTAACCAGATATATTCCGACTGCGCAGGATGTGACGTAGCCTGCAATGCACAACGTCATAATGTTATTTGTACGTCAGAATGTCGTCAGAAATGTACTTGTCAATTCCCGTCTTTGTACATGAGCGGTGACCAATGTATAACTGACCAACAATGTGCTATATTATTGG GTGAAACATCCTACAAATGCTATCTCACAAGTGTATGCGATGTTAACAATATTTGTTGCGGAGATTTGTCAAGTTCTACCTGCTGTCCTACAAACAACATATGTTGTAGGAATGGGACAACACACACATGTAGTAATGTACCTTGTGCAGGAGTAAGGGCAACCTCAAG GTTGTTGTTTCCCATATTGCTGTTGATATCATTGATATGTTACCTCTTGACATGA
- the LOC100181042 gene encoding acyl carrier protein, mitochondrial-like, with protein MSSLLKSLAVLRRAKPLATLQKVQLHNRLIVPTNTVICKKQNSSPFQQQRWMSSDPTGINEINERVMGLLKLYDKIDPAKVTEGCHFMKDLGLDSLDHVEIIMAVENEFGYHIGDADAEKLLTPQEIIDYLADKYDICE; from the exons ATGTCAAGTTTATTGAAATCTCTCGCAGTTCTTAGGAGAGCAAAACCGTTGGCAACATTACAAAAAGTTCAACTTCATAACAGATTGATAGTTCCAACAAATACTGTAATATGCAAG AAACAAAACTCCTCACCGTTTCAACAACAACGTTGGATGAGCTCCGACCCAACCGGAATCAACGAGATTAACGAAAGGGTCATGGGCTTGTTGAAACTTTACGACAAAATTGACCCAGCAAag GTAACTGAAGGATGCCATTTCATGAAAGATCTTGGTTTGGACAGTTTAGACCACGTTGAAATTATTATGGCAGTTGAGAATGAGTTTG GTTACCACATTGGAGATGCAGATGCAGAAAAGTTATTAACTCCGCAAGAAATAATTGACTATCTTGCTGATAAATACGACATCTgtgaataa
- the LOC104266202 gene encoding uncharacterized protein LOC104266202, whose amino-acid sequence MTTNVFKYDCLYQNTSEQISERMIIFESTVLELFNYDDRLHVNVLYLRFMSKQSRHKETEFKNEKQFLIALSNIGDSDVIINDCWATIKTNNNADRTDASAKEVNAYYTGVGVTLHADVQQQPNYPKVSLIRPVAASQTNSEPTPKSL is encoded by the exons atgaccactaacgtgttcaAATATGATTGTTTATACCAGAATACTAGTGAGCAGATAAGTGAAAGAATGATAATTTTTGAATCTACAGTTCTGgaattatttaattatgacGACAGACTTCATGTTAATGTCCTTTATTTACGGTTTATGAGCAAACAATCACGTCACAAAGAAACCGAATTCAAGAATGAAAAACAATTCCTGATTGCATTGTCAAATATTGGagatagtgacgtcattattaaTGATTGTTGggcaacaattaaaacaaacaataatgcAGATCGAACAG ATGCTTCTGCAAAAGAGGTGAATGCATACTACACTGGTGTAGGTGTTACATTGCATGCTGATGTGCAACAACAACCAAACTACCCCAAAGTCTCTCTAATACGGCCGGTTGCAGCATCACAAACTAACAGTGAACCTACCCCAAAGTCTCTCTAA
- the zf(an1)-2 gene encoding AN1-type zinc finger protein 1 — MSEFDIGKHCSYDECSRLDFLPFTCDVCANIFCKDHEKPAEHKCTKLPKAVTLDVSTLQPPPKYECTFLNCHKSELVPVKCSACFEQFCLNHRSQEDHKCEAKFAKKDVKKLIVLQSFPKSSFKAYFKGAKSEKLAAKVQVMKLKQKAVGRNDIPQEHRIYFSIQYILDGRVIKTSEVFVSYHWKVGKMLDYCCDNMNIVNKNNVNCDEKLKLCSAKSGVVYSANEEIKILLENEKLFNGSNIVITNVPTHVTQVEFSAE; from the coding sequence ATGTCTGAGTTTGACATTGGTAAGCATTGTAGCTATGATGAATGCAGTAGGTTGGATTTCTTACCATTTACGTGCGATGTGTGTGCCAATATTTTCTGTAAAGATCACGAGAAACCAGCCGAACATAAGTGCACGAAACTGCCGAAGGCTGTGACATTAGATGTTTCTACATTACAACCGCCACCTAAGTACGAATGTACGTTTTTAAACTGTCACAAATCGGAATTGGTTCCAGTGAAATGTTCCGCGTGTTTCGAACAGTTTTGCTTAAACCACAGGTCGCAAGAAGATCACAAATGTGAAGCAAAGTTTGCGAAAAAAGACGTGAAAAAGTTAATCGTGTTGCAATCTTTTCCCAAAAGTAGCTTCAAGGCTTATTTTAAGGGAGCGAAATCTGAGAAATTGGCTGCAAAAGTTCAAGTTATGAAGTTAAAGCAGAAAGCTGTGGGTAGAAATGACATTCCACAAGAACATAGAATTTATTTCTCAATCCAGTATATTCTAGATGGGCGGGTCATCAAAACTAGCGAGGTGTTTGTGAGTTATCACTGGAAAGTCGGGAAAATGTTGGATTACTGCTGTGATAACATGAACAttgtgaataaaaataatgtaaattgtGACGAAAAATTGAAACTTTGTTCAGCTAAGTCTGGAGTTGTTTATTCTGCAAatgaagaaattaaaattttattggaaaatgaaaaattatttaacggTTCAAATATTGTGATAACTAACGTGCCGACTCATGTTACACAGGTTGAATTTTCTGCTGAGTAA